One Opitutaceae bacterium DNA segment encodes these proteins:
- a CDS encoding RNA polymerase sigma factor, with amino-acid sequence MISEQVPNPDQNQWFRNEVLPHEPSLRTYLRCSFPAIRDIDDMVQESYLRIWRARLARPVSSAKSFLFQIARHLAIDAIRRTASTRLDRQVDIGDLLIADSGPNAAEALGSHEVIDLLAQALAAMPRRRREVVVLRRLRLLSQKQVAAQLGISERTVESQLARGMRFCEAYLRKRGASSSYWDER; translated from the coding sequence ATGATCAGTGAGCAAGTACCGAACCCCGATCAGAACCAGTGGTTCCGGAATGAAGTGCTGCCTCACGAGCCTTCGCTTCGAACCTATCTGCGGTGCTCATTTCCCGCCATTCGCGACATCGATGACATGGTGCAGGAGTCATATTTGCGCATTTGGAGGGCACGTCTTGCCCGCCCTGTCTCCTCTGCGAAGTCCTTCCTGTTTCAAATTGCACGTCACCTCGCGATCGATGCGATTCGACGCACCGCCAGCACTCGACTGGATCGTCAGGTTGATATTGGAGATCTGCTCATCGCCGACAGCGGGCCCAACGCCGCCGAGGCCTTGGGCAGCCATGAAGTCATCGATCTACTGGCTCAAGCGCTGGCGGCAATGCCAAGACGTCGTCGTGAAGTTGTCGTGCTTCGGCGTCTCAGACTCCTGTCTCAGAAACAGGTGGCCGCTCAGCTTGGAATTTCCGAACGAACGGTGGAGAGCCAGCTTGCAAGAGGCATGAGGTTTTGTGAGGCGTATCTTCGGAAGAGGGGAGCCAGCAGTTCCTATTGGGATGAGCGCTGA
- a CDS encoding FecR domain-containing protein produces the protein MNPIDWAVRIGAADTLLRITDAYVRRNRRRRTLLLVSGVLAALFTGFLWREQTPASEVRGGAPMATLIMSAPSHQVLPDGSEVELKDNAEISVDFRGTNRRVYLRHGEAHFKVAHDLLRPFVVVAGGFQVEAVGTAFSVERGVTAVDVLVTEGRVAVEESSPVALSLPPQQPTAQRPRTLVDAGSRLVVESGMNSEPRARSLSRDEINECMAWRVPRLEFSGTRLQEILPLVTRYSGVRMILSDPELGRIRLSGTMRADNVEMLLALLEEGHRISTRRVSATEIVLREVR, from the coding sequence ATGAATCCAATTGATTGGGCGGTGCGCATTGGCGCAGCGGACACTCTGCTGCGGATTACGGATGCTTACGTCCGCAGAAACCGTCGTCGTCGCACGCTGCTGCTGGTCTCCGGAGTATTGGCAGCGCTTTTCACCGGATTTCTCTGGCGCGAGCAAACTCCGGCATCGGAGGTGAGAGGCGGTGCCCCGATGGCTACGCTAATCATGTCCGCTCCGTCACATCAGGTGCTTCCTGATGGTTCGGAGGTGGAGCTCAAGGACAATGCGGAGATCAGTGTGGACTTCCGCGGCACCAACAGACGTGTGTATCTTCGCCACGGTGAAGCCCACTTCAAGGTTGCGCACGATCTACTAAGACCCTTTGTCGTTGTGGCTGGTGGTTTTCAAGTGGAGGCGGTTGGAACAGCATTTTCAGTCGAGCGTGGTGTCACTGCCGTCGATGTGCTGGTGACGGAGGGGCGGGTTGCGGTCGAGGAATCAAGCCCGGTGGCATTGTCTCTTCCGCCACAGCAGCCGACTGCACAGCGGCCGCGCACCCTTGTCGATGCTGGCAGCAGACTGGTCGTTGAATCGGGAATGAACTCGGAGCCCAGGGCGAGGAGCCTGTCCAGGGACGAGATCAACGAATGCATGGCGTGGCGGGTTCCGCGCTTGGAGTTTTCGGGGACGCGGCTTCAGGAGATTCTTCCGCTTGTCACCCGTTACAGTGGCGTACGGATGATCCTTTCCGATCCGGAGCTGGGCCGGATAAGGCTGAGCGGAACCATGCGTGCTGACAATGTGGAGATGCTCCTGGCACTGCTGGAGGAAGGCCACCGGATTTCAACCCGGCGAGTGAGTGCGACTGAGATAGTTCTCCGAGAAGTCAGATAG
- a CDS encoding TonB-dependent receptor has protein sequence MRSFGFHNRPTLPRIASIARLLGFFLGLRMLPGGLLAADSSAITFALPAGNAEQTLRLFSKQSGWEVLFLTGTAAGVTTNEVKGLLTPQEAIERLLANSRLKAVPNMKMRAVRIVPAENVSSPARKQGTRNFENHQPPSAALKQPSISHPRTNSMHSTATSTSGVRRLIGAFASLFLGTMTVDAQVLNPANPESLGAVHGRVLDATRGEYLKNARVTLVGSDREALTNDFGEYRLSNVPAGTATLRISYVGWASRELNVTIRAGESVTQDVEFGGRTDQEGSKAIMMDAFTVAANREMDGKAIAISEQRYAAGIVNVVAADEYGDVTEGNVGEFLKYLPGVLVDYNAAAARTISLRGLPPSTTPVSMDGNRMASAASGSASRTFEFEQVSINNISRVEVSKSATPDRPADSLGGSVNMVSKSAFERSKALFTYRAYMNMNDTAMKLGSSPMGPDGKRENLAKPGFDFTYIKPVSRNFGFVVTGLFSSNYNPQTLSQTNWIPLAGGIPGGSPAAVTGDTPYMASYRVQTSPQTTERSSVGLTADWRVSPRDVISLRGQYSRFDNYFYIANYTFDTSLISSFGPTFSYGAANRGNFYASTGWRRKVGSTWQPSLSYRHTGETWTIEAGGYHSSSDNSYRDIDEGFFNGVTTGVTNATIAFDNLRPDRPGTITVTKGGVVIDPFKLSNQQIITTPTSVNNSGYQGQVNSNQSEATDTMRGAHASFKRDFHLAVPVALKFGLDYRQNLRDIRVAAPVWRYNGPDGIYSTGEPAGPLLNTTFSTVAAPYGFGTIEWIDSSKMFELFKAHPDQFAEQLNGPYGTIQRRVNGSQYIDESVSAGYLRADVRLFKSRLLVVGGVRYERTRAGGEGPLNDANAIYQRDAKGELVLGANGRPVPITTDATEQTRLRFKERGAHVSRSYDGYYPSANASFRITDNLIARASYARTIGRPDFGNIIPSTVLPDLGGASMDIRVKNTALLPWEADNFDLSLEYYFQKAGVLSAGVFRKDFSNFFGASVMPATPELLQKFGLEPEYAGYNILTTTNVGDARVTGLELNYSQQLTFLPDFARGVSVFANGTSLDLEGSTIADFNAFVRRNGSWGVSLNRPRYSLMLKWIYRDDQRLLARTGSGVPPGTYQWLKGSLKLDINAEYRLQKHVSLFANARNITNEPYVLGYYNEGTPSYARQYNTQDFGVQYTLGVKGSF, from the coding sequence ATGCGGTCTTTCGGATTTCACAATCGCCCAACGCTTCCTCGCATTGCGTCCATTGCAAGGCTGCTCGGTTTTTTCCTGGGGCTGAGGATGCTTCCAGGGGGGCTGCTCGCGGCGGATTCCTCCGCCATCACCTTTGCCCTGCCCGCCGGAAACGCTGAACAGACGCTCAGGCTGTTTTCCAAACAATCAGGCTGGGAGGTGCTGTTCCTGACTGGCACGGCCGCCGGTGTCACCACGAACGAGGTTAAGGGGCTTCTGACGCCCCAGGAGGCGATCGAGCGTCTGCTTGCCAACTCGCGGCTGAAGGCTGTGCCGAACATGAAAATGCGAGCGGTGCGCATCGTGCCCGCTGAAAACGTGAGCAGCCCTGCAAGGAAGCAGGGTACTCGGAATTTTGAGAACCACCAACCCCCATCCGCTGCCTTGAAACAGCCTTCCATTTCACATCCTCGCACAAACTCCATGCACTCCACTGCGACTTCAACATCCGGCGTCAGACGTCTGATCGGCGCGTTTGCCAGCCTCTTTCTCGGCACAATGACCGTCGATGCCCAGGTTCTGAACCCGGCCAACCCCGAGTCTCTGGGTGCGGTCCACGGCCGTGTGCTTGACGCGACCCGCGGCGAATACCTGAAAAACGCGAGAGTCACCCTTGTCGGCTCCGATAGGGAGGCGCTGACCAATGACTTTGGAGAATACCGGCTTTCCAATGTGCCCGCAGGCACAGCCACCCTTCGCATCTCCTATGTTGGATGGGCATCCCGGGAATTGAATGTCACGATCCGTGCCGGAGAAAGTGTGACGCAGGATGTCGAGTTCGGAGGTCGCACGGATCAGGAGGGAAGCAAAGCCATCATGATGGATGCGTTTACCGTGGCGGCCAACCGGGAAATGGACGGCAAGGCCATCGCCATAAGTGAGCAGCGTTATGCAGCCGGCATCGTGAACGTCGTTGCCGCTGACGAATATGGCGATGTGACGGAAGGGAATGTTGGCGAATTCCTGAAGTATCTTCCTGGAGTTCTGGTCGACTACAATGCCGCCGCAGCCCGAACCATTTCGTTGCGCGGCCTGCCGCCAAGCACAACCCCCGTGTCGATGGACGGGAATCGAATGGCTTCGGCGGCATCGGGCAGCGCTTCGCGCACGTTCGAGTTCGAGCAGGTGTCGATAAACAATATCTCCCGCGTCGAGGTCTCAAAGTCGGCCACACCCGACAGGCCGGCGGATTCGCTGGGCGGTTCGGTGAACATGGTCAGCAAGAGCGCCTTCGAACGCTCGAAGGCGCTGTTTACGTATCGAGCCTACATGAACATGAACGACACTGCCATGAAGCTTGGCAGTTCCCCCATGGGACCGGACGGAAAGCGCGAGAACCTGGCAAAACCCGGCTTTGATTTCACTTACATCAAGCCTGTCAGCCGCAATTTCGGCTTTGTTGTGACGGGCCTCTTTTCGAGCAATTACAATCCTCAGACCCTGTCGCAGACCAACTGGATTCCGCTGGCAGGCGGCATACCGGGAGGTTCGCCGGCAGCCGTCACGGGAGACACGCCCTATATGGCTTCCTATCGCGTGCAGACCTCACCCCAGACCACGGAGCGAAGTTCCGTCGGGCTGACGGCGGACTGGCGGGTGTCGCCAAGGGACGTCATTTCCCTCCGCGGCCAATACAGCCGGTTCGACAACTACTTTTACATCGCAAACTATACGTTCGACACGTCGCTGATCAGTTCGTTTGGACCCACGTTCTCATACGGCGCGGCCAATCGCGGCAACTTTTACGCTTCAACGGGCTGGCGGCGCAAGGTGGGCTCCACCTGGCAGCCGAGCCTTTCATATCGGCATACGGGTGAAACATGGACTATCGAGGCTGGTGGCTACCATTCAAGCTCTGACAACAGCTATCGCGACATCGATGAAGGATTCTTTAACGGTGTTACAACTGGAGTCACAAATGCAACGATCGCCTTCGACAACCTCCGGCCCGATCGACCGGGTACCATCACTGTCACGAAGGGCGGGGTCGTCATCGATCCGTTCAAGCTGTCGAACCAGCAAATCATAACGACGCCCACCTCAGTGAACAACTCTGGTTATCAAGGGCAGGTCAACTCCAACCAGAGCGAGGCGACCGATACGATGCGGGGTGCTCATGCGAGCTTTAAGCGTGATTTTCATCTTGCTGTTCCGGTCGCCCTAAAGTTCGGGCTCGATTACCGGCAGAACCTCCGTGACATCCGGGTGGCCGCTCCAGTCTGGAGATACAATGGACCGGATGGCATCTATTCAACCGGAGAACCTGCAGGGCCGCTGCTGAACACAACGTTCTCCACGGTCGCCGCACCCTACGGATTTGGCACCATCGAATGGATCGACAGCAGCAAGATGTTTGAACTGTTCAAAGCCCATCCCGATCAGTTCGCGGAGCAGCTGAACGGACCCTACGGCACGATTCAACGCAGAGTGAATGGCTCGCAGTACATTGATGAATCTGTGAGCGCGGGATACCTGCGCGCCGACGTGCGCCTGTTCAAGTCACGCCTGCTCGTTGTTGGCGGCGTTCGCTATGAGCGCACGAGGGCCGGCGGTGAAGGTCCGCTGAACGACGCCAATGCCATCTACCAGCGCGACGCGAAAGGGGAGCTGGTCCTCGGCGCCAACGGACGGCCGGTTCCCATCACCACCGATGCCACGGAGCAAACCCGGCTGCGGTTCAAGGAAAGGGGTGCCCACGTGAGCCGCAGTTATGATGGATATTATCCAAGCGCCAATGCCTCCTTCAGGATCACTGACAACCTGATTGCGCGCGCCAGTTATGCGCGAACGATTGGTCGGCCTGACTTTGGCAACATCATTCCGAGCACCGTATTGCCGGATCTGGGTGGAGCGAGCATGGACATCAGGGTGAAGAACACCGCATTGCTTCCGTGGGAGGCCGACAACTTCGATTTGTCGCTCGAGTACTATTTTCAAAAGGCGGGAGTCCTGTCGGCTGGTGTCTTTCGAAAGGATTTCAGCAACTTCTTCGGTGCATCCGTCATGCCGGCGACACCGGAGCTTCTGCAGAAATTCGGACTGGAGCCGGAATATGCCGGCTACAATATTCTGACGACCACGAACGTCGGAGATGCGCGTGTGACTGGCCTCGAGCTCAACTACAGCCAGCAGCTCACCTTCCTCCCTGATTTTGCCCGAGGCGTGTCAGTTTTCGCCAATGGAACCTCGCTCGATCTCGAGGGCTCAACTATCGCGGATTTCAACGCCTTTGTTCGAAGGAACGGTTCGTGGGGCGTTTCGCTGAATCGCCCAAGGTATTCGCTCATGCTCAAGTGGATCTATCGTGACGATCAACGGCTTCTTGCCCGCACGGGATCGGGCGTTCCACCGGGCACCTACCAGTGGCTGAAGGGCAGCCTGAAGCTAGATATCAACGCCGAGTACCGCCTGCAAAAGCACGTTTCTTTGTTTGCCAACGCCCGCAACATCACGAACGAGCCTTATGTGCTGGGGTACTACAATGAAGGCACGCCGTCCTATGCGCGCCAGTACAACACGCAGGACTTCGGCGTTCAATACACACTGGGCGTCAAGGGCAGCTTCTGA